The Nitrospirota bacterium genome has a segment encoding these proteins:
- a CDS encoding zf-HC2 domain-containing protein, giving the protein MTTKQPATTRRRSVHQGHAGHGHSKAQCIKVLRRLSAYLDKDLSVAVCKEIRKHLGACPNCEVFIGSLRQAIALCRHVEPPPLTPALKARLRIEILKAAGRS; this is encoded by the coding sequence ATGACGACGAAGCAGCCGGCCACGACCAGACGCCGATCCGTTCATCAGGGTCACGCCGGCCACGGCCATTCCAAGGCGCAATGTATCAAGGTGCTGCGTCGCCTCTCCGCCTACCTGGACAAGGACCTCTCCGTCGCCGTGTGCAAGGAGATCCGCAAGCATCTCGGGGCCTGTCCCAACTGCGAGGTCTTCATCGGATCGTTGCGGCAGGCGATCGCGCTCTGCCGGCACGTGGAGCCGCCCCCGCTCACGCCCGCGCTCAAGGCCAGACTCCGGATCGAAATCCTCAAGGCCGCCGGCCGTTCCTGA
- a CDS encoding cupredoxin domain-containing protein, which yields MRQRRFWSVGAFWLLTVFLTPWGPAWAGPTLAPSDTMPEEEVLVKIRARSFEPNRVVLHAGRKTKLIFHNLDAELHAFVPVGLFTGLNLNVSGNGAPEFGPDGFKRVIIPSEGRAEFRFIPLQTGTFPFFCDMPGHDMKAKIVVE from the coding sequence ATGCGGCAGCGGCGGTTCTGGTCGGTCGGAGCCTTCTGGCTCCTGACGGTCTTCCTGACCCCATGGGGACCCGCTTGGGCCGGGCCGACCCTGGCCCCCTCGGACACCATGCCGGAAGAAGAAGTCCTCGTGAAGATCCGCGCCCGTTCGTTCGAGCCGAACCGGGTCGTCCTGCACGCCGGGCGCAAGACGAAGCTGATCTTTCACAATCTCGACGCGGAGCTGCACGCCTTCGTGCCGGTCGGGCTGTTCACGGGCCTCAACCTCAACGTGAGCGGGAACGGCGCGCCGGAGTTCGGACCGGACGGCTTCAAGCGCGTGATCATCCCGTCGGAGGGCCGAGCGGAGTTCCGGTTCATTCCCCTTCAGACGGGCACGTTCCCGTTCTTCTGCGACATGCCGGGCCACGACATGAAAGCCAAGATCGTGGTGGAATGA
- a CDS encoding cytochrome c — MSAWRMAPLTALPALALWLTAGGEANVPGVPEQGKPIYEDRCASCHGLQGRGDGPQAPFLSPRPGNLVSAGISVKSDKELLAVIANGKPRTAMPAWKDLLTEEERRDVLAYIRSLVRFNKPLTPAPPTESH; from the coding sequence ATGTCTGCGTGGCGGATGGCGCCGCTGACTGCGCTCCCGGCCCTGGCTCTCTGGCTGACCGCGGGCGGCGAGGCGAACGTGCCCGGCGTCCCGGAGCAGGGCAAGCCCATCTATGAAGACCGGTGCGCGAGCTGCCACGGGCTCCAGGGCCGCGGCGACGGCCCCCAGGCGCCGTTCCTGTCGCCCCGGCCGGGCAACCTGGTCTCCGCGGGCATTTCCGTGAAATCCGACAAGGAGCTGCTGGCCGTCATCGCGAACGGCAAGCCTCGCACTGCCATGCCGGCCTGGAAAGACCTGCTGACCGAAGAAGAGCGGCGGGACGTGCTCGCCTACATCCGCAGCCTCGTGCGTTTCAACAAGCCCCTCACCCCCGCGCCGCCCACCGAGTCTCATTAG
- a CDS encoding BglII/BstYI family type II restriction endonuclease, giving the protein MRIAETYSHLNGLEFLLVHKPTLWKEIQSVIKDVDANKCRTKVSKEKTMKGELLFSPIDMNAAFKNLLRTKAWEESRVSYWVTRSEKLIRKTLTMSSEQQKREIEAAGETPIFSYNQTDFVKDRVAVEVQFGKYAFVAYDLFVKHLAFYVGDRIDVGVEILPMKSLQSQMSSGVAYYEGEFYNVVRQGRGVPAVPLVLLGIEP; this is encoded by the coding sequence ATGAGAATTGCTGAAACCTATTCCCACCTTAACGGGCTCGAATTTCTTCTCGTTCATAAGCCAACCCTTTGGAAAGAGATTCAATCGGTTATCAAAGATGTGGATGCGAACAAGTGCCGCACCAAGGTTTCCAAAGAAAAAACGATGAAAGGAGAGCTTCTCTTCAGCCCGATCGATATGAATGCTGCCTTCAAGAACCTGCTTCGCACAAAGGCGTGGGAAGAAAGTAGGGTAAGCTATTGGGTTACGCGCAGCGAAAAACTGATTCGCAAGACGCTGACAATGTCCTCTGAACAGCAGAAGCGGGAAATAGAAGCTGCAGGCGAAACCCCGATCTTTAGCTACAATCAGACTGATTTCGTTAAAGACCGCGTAGCGGTTGAAGTTCAGTTTGGTAAGTACGCGTTCGTCGCTTACGATCTTTTTGTCAAACACCTTGCATTCTACGTGGGTGATCGCATCGATGTAGGAGTGGAGATTCTTCCGATGAAATCCCTGCAAAGCCAGATGAGTTCCGGAGTGGCCTATTACGAGGGTGAGTTTTACAATGTGGTTCGCCAGGGCCGAGGAGTGCCGGCGGTCCCTCTGGTGCTTCTCGGAATTGAACCCTGA
- a CDS encoding site-specific DNA-methyltransferase has protein sequence MKSSSQPLFSQKRRIADEFALSESIVVYPGDCLALLQTIPDESVQLIVTSPPYNIGKEYEKRLHLDLYLRQQAQVIAECVRALSPRGSICWQVGNYVEEGAIIPLDTVLYPIFSNLGLRMRNRIIWHFEHGLHCSRRFSGRYETIVWFTKSDDYVFNLDAVRVPQKYPGKKYFKGPKAGQYSCNPMGKNPGDLWVIPNVKNNHIEKTEHPCQFPVELIERLVLSLSNEGHWVLDPFLGTGTTVIAAIRHARRGVGAETVSRYIHLARQRIQQEIDGTLRTRPMDRPVYDPVEGGNSLTVSPWAKTTGQVTLFERSPKYGRKARR, from the coding sequence ATGAAGTCATCCAGCCAGCCCCTTTTCAGCCAGAAGCGAAGAATCGCAGATGAGTTTGCCCTTTCGGAATCCATAGTCGTCTATCCTGGAGACTGCCTCGCACTGCTGCAAACCATTCCGGACGAATCGGTCCAACTCATAGTAACGTCGCCTCCTTACAACATCGGCAAGGAGTACGAAAAGAGGCTTCATCTCGATCTCTACCTTCGACAACAGGCGCAGGTAATTGCCGAATGTGTCCGCGCTTTGTCCCCGCGAGGCAGTATTTGCTGGCAGGTCGGCAACTACGTGGAAGAAGGGGCAATCATCCCTTTGGACACAGTTCTCTATCCTATTTTCTCGAATCTCGGGCTCAGGATGAGGAATCGCATCATCTGGCACTTCGAACACGGACTGCACTGCAGCCGCCGCTTCTCTGGACGATATGAAACCATTGTATGGTTCACAAAGTCTGACGACTACGTTTTCAACCTCGACGCTGTTCGAGTACCACAGAAGTACCCTGGGAAGAAATATTTCAAAGGCCCCAAAGCTGGCCAGTATTCCTGTAACCCCATGGGCAAGAATCCAGGAGACCTGTGGGTGATTCCAAACGTCAAGAACAACCATATCGAGAAGACCGAGCATCCCTGCCAGTTCCCAGTAGAGCTGATCGAACGATTGGTTTTATCTCTATCGAACGAAGGACACTGGGTGCTTGACCCGTTCCTTGGAACGGGGACAACGGTCATCGCCGCCATTCGGCACGCACGACGAGGGGTCGGCGCGGAGACTGTCTCCAGATACATTCATCTCGCACGGCAAAGGATTCAACAGGAAATCGACGGCACATTGCGTACCCGCCCCATGGATAGGCCGGTTTATGACCCTGTTGAAGGAGGGAATAGTCTGACCGTTTCCCCTTGGGCTAAGACCACCGGGCAGGTTACATTGTTCGAGAGAAGCCCGAAATATGGGAGAAAAGCGCGCCGATGA
- a CDS encoding M20/M25/M40 family metallo-hydrolase translates to MKDRSTPSRDKRLESYIRDIRPRFERMLAELVELPSISMDPVRAKDIRRTADLAAQYLQDLGAEAQVVETGGYPAVSGGWVTGTGHPTVTVYNHLDVQPAQEPQWRQAPFAFRKQDGLYHGRGTTDDKGPALTALLAARYAVEEGVPVNVRFLWELEEEIGSPHFGDVLRQRAKVPRPDSVVVSDTIWVARGKPAMPAGLRGLLCARLSLRTGRTDAHSGLTGGAARNPLAELCEVARACVDARTGRVKIPGFYDEVVRPTRAELDQFLASGFQVARFMRAYGFHSLRATGAAEVLRRIWAAPTFEVHGLAGGYVGPGVKTVVPGSGELKVSMRLVPNQRPELIFRLLKRFVRDLNPDVEVEAESMLEPFRGVFSGPYAEAVKRAMKAGFGKEPAFVREGGSIGAVVKMAEAWRVPILFVGLSLPEHGYHAPNEHFDWGQASGGMKALATYFAELARLKT, encoded by the coding sequence TTGAAAGACCGATCAACGCCTTCCCGCGACAAGCGACTGGAATCCTACATTCGAGACATCCGACCGCGCTTCGAGCGGATGCTGGCCGAGCTGGTCGAGCTGCCCTCGATCAGCATGGACCCGGTCCGTGCCAAGGACATCCGCCGGACCGCCGACCTCGCGGCGCAATATCTCCAGGATCTGGGCGCCGAGGCCCAGGTCGTGGAGACCGGCGGCTATCCCGCGGTCTCGGGCGGCTGGGTGACCGGGACCGGGCATCCGACCGTGACGGTGTACAACCATCTGGACGTGCAGCCGGCCCAGGAGCCGCAATGGCGGCAGGCTCCCTTCGCCTTTCGCAAGCAGGACGGGCTCTATCACGGGCGGGGGACCACGGACGACAAGGGCCCGGCGCTCACCGCCCTGCTCGCGGCCCGGTATGCGGTCGAGGAGGGCGTGCCGGTCAACGTCCGGTTCCTCTGGGAATTGGAGGAGGAGATCGGGAGCCCGCACTTCGGGGACGTCTTGCGGCAACGGGCCAAGGTGCCCCGGCCCGATTCGGTCGTCGTGTCGGACACGATCTGGGTCGCCAGGGGAAAGCCGGCCATGCCGGCCGGGCTGCGCGGGCTCCTCTGCGCGAGGCTCTCGCTCAGGACCGGCAGGACCGACGCCCATTCCGGGCTGACCGGCGGCGCCGCCCGCAATCCGCTGGCCGAGCTCTGCGAGGTCGCCCGGGCCTGCGTGGACGCCAGGACCGGCCGGGTGAAGATTCCGGGCTTCTACGACGAGGTCGTGCGGCCGACCAGGGCCGAGCTCGACCAGTTTCTGGCCTCGGGCTTCCAAGTCGCACGCTTCATGCGGGCCTACGGCTTCCACTCGCTCCGCGCGACGGGCGCGGCCGAGGTGCTGCGCCGGATCTGGGCCGCCCCGACGTTCGAGGTGCACGGGCTGGCCGGGGGCTACGTGGGCCCGGGGGTCAAGACGGTCGTGCCCGGCTCGGGGGAGCTGAAGGTCAGCATGAGGCTCGTGCCGAACCAGAGGCCGGAGCTGATCTTCCGGCTGCTGAAGCGGTTCGTGCGGGATCTGAACCCCGATGTCGAAGTGGAGGCGGAGAGCATGCTCGAGCCCTTCCGCGGGGTCTTCAGCGGGCCTTATGCGGAGGCGGTGAAGCGGGCCATGAAGGCGGGGTTCGGCAAGGAGCCGGCTTTCGTGCGGGAAGGCGGGTCCATCGGAGCCGTCGTGAAGATGGCGGAGGCCTGGCGGGTGCCGATCCTGTTCGTCGGCCTCAGCCTGCCGGAGCACGGTTACCACGCGCCCAACGAGCACTTCGACTGGGGGCAGGCGTCGGGGGGCATGAAGGCGCTCGCGACCTACTTCGCGGAGCTGGCGCGATTGAAGACGTGA
- a CDS encoding helix-turn-helix domain-containing protein — MRSEPRGIVERLLAALGVKTQAQLATKLEIRPQSVISAITRGEIPEAWLYRVAYLTGRSVEWLRTGKGEVWREGVIAEVPPRAYGGKGESAALRRILEAWEELDADAQATVERCVQALRLGDREIRDHLTAQMKLIEETVQRRRAKRGRRRR; from the coding sequence ATGAGATCTGAACCGCGCGGAATCGTTGAGCGTCTTCTTGCTGCGCTTGGCGTCAAGACGCAGGCGCAGCTTGCGACAAAGCTGGAGATCCGGCCCCAGTCCGTCATCTCTGCCATCACGCGCGGGGAAATCCCAGAAGCCTGGCTCTACCGCGTGGCGTACCTCACTGGCCGGAGCGTGGAGTGGCTGCGGACCGGCAAGGGTGAGGTCTGGCGGGAAGGGGTGATCGCGGAAGTGCCGCCCCGGGCCTATGGCGGGAAAGGGGAGTCAGCGGCGCTTCGCCGGATACTGGAAGCCTGGGAGGAGTTGGACGCCGACGCGCAGGCGACCGTGGAGCGCTGTGTCCAGGCTCTGCGCCTGGGTGATCGCGAGATCCGTGACCATCTCACCGCCCAGATGAAACTGATTGAGGAAACCGTGCAAAGGCGGCGCGCCAAGCGCGGCCGCCGACGCCGATGA
- a CDS encoding response regulator codes for MPTGSDPSSETILLAEDHESVRQLLTKILHRQGYTVLSVDRGTEALRLWERHEGPIHLLLTDVQMPEMGGPELVRHIRAQRPTIPVIYMSANPCPALLSALESESKTALLLKPFTPEILTRTVRALLAMGD; via the coding sequence ATGCCTACCGGGTCAGATCCCTCTTCGGAGACGATTCTGCTCGCTGAGGATCATGAGTCGGTACGGCAGTTGCTCACCAAGATTCTTCACAGGCAAGGGTATACCGTCCTCAGCGTCGACCGCGGGACAGAGGCGCTCCGCCTCTGGGAGCGGCATGAGGGGCCGATCCACCTGCTCCTGACCGATGTCCAGATGCCGGAGATGGGCGGACCGGAGCTTGTTCGGCACATTCGAGCCCAGCGGCCCACCATCCCCGTGATCTACATGTCCGCCAATCCCTGCCCCGCGCTCCTGTCAGCCCTGGAGTCAGAGTCTAAGACCGCCCTGCTCCTGAAGCCTTTCACGCCAGAAATCTTGACGCGCACGGTGCGCGCGCTCCTGGCCATGGGGGATTGA
- a CDS encoding sigma 54-interacting transcriptional regulator, with product MGTPDNGAFLLETVGRLIGLRGLREFDEALARVLARRLSVEVTGLYLYSEAANSFTPVSKALIDPASPGYHVGQLPAAGTMKEAALQAGRALLCNDVGTSSWAEARVLQHAGHSAASVIVSPLILHAGDGHVRSRTIAVLAAVAIGRRDAFTEEDRRLMEEVGRQLAPVLDSVLAAEERDALTEINSRVVVGAVTMASLMPAIKATLQRVIPHDAHGLMRFTEGPQGPWFEPIHIEGLKLDVEALRPFPFERMAPAEMLATGRPVLITGYGHERFVEAPYFESLGLLSAMLCPLTVRGGPYGFLAVASRRKNAFSERDLRLAEQIGLNLSQAIANLLAYEEISRLKDQLEQENVYLREEIGASVDFKELVGDSQALQRALKAIEKVAPTDSTVLISGETGTGKEMVAQAIHQLSPRKDQPLIKVNCAALPPTLIESELFGHEKGAFTDATARKIGRFELANHGTIFLDEVGEIPLDLQAKLLRVLEAQELERVGGSQTIALNVRVLAATNQDLERAVKAGAFRADLYYRLKVFPIRVPPLRERREDIPMLARHFVKKYSARHRKAVTRIGSATLRALGAYEWPGNVRELEHVIERAVILSQGPVLIVDEFEGEVSAGSVDRPAKGPRTLKDVERAHILDVLNQTNWVVAGKNGAAARLGLKRSTLQHRMQKLGIRKSFLTRS from the coding sequence ATGGGCACCCCGGACAACGGCGCGTTTCTGCTGGAGACGGTCGGGCGCTTGATCGGCTTGCGGGGTCTGCGCGAGTTCGACGAGGCCCTGGCTCGTGTGCTGGCCCGCCGCCTCAGCGTCGAAGTCACCGGCTTGTACCTCTACAGCGAGGCCGCCAACTCGTTCACGCCGGTTTCCAAAGCGCTGATCGACCCCGCCTCACCCGGCTATCATGTCGGGCAACTTCCCGCCGCAGGGACGATGAAGGAAGCGGCGCTGCAGGCCGGGCGGGCGCTCCTGTGCAACGACGTGGGCACTTCCTCCTGGGCGGAAGCCCGCGTCCTCCAACATGCCGGGCACAGCGCCGCTTCGGTGATCGTGTCGCCGCTGATCCTCCACGCCGGCGACGGGCACGTCCGGTCGCGAACGATCGCGGTCCTGGCCGCCGTGGCGATCGGCCGACGCGACGCCTTCACCGAGGAGGATCGGCGGCTCATGGAAGAAGTGGGCCGGCAGCTTGCGCCAGTGCTCGATTCGGTCCTCGCCGCGGAGGAACGCGACGCCTTGACGGAGATCAACAGCCGTGTCGTGGTCGGAGCGGTGACGATGGCAAGCCTGATGCCGGCGATCAAAGCGACCCTCCAGCGGGTGATCCCGCACGACGCGCACGGGCTCATGCGCTTCACGGAGGGCCCGCAGGGGCCCTGGTTCGAGCCGATCCACATCGAAGGGCTGAAGTTGGACGTGGAGGCGCTGCGGCCGTTCCCGTTCGAGCGGATGGCGCCGGCGGAAATGCTCGCGACCGGCCGGCCAGTGCTGATCACCGGCTACGGCCACGAACGGTTCGTCGAGGCCCCCTACTTCGAGTCACTGGGGCTGCTCTCCGCCATGCTCTGCCCGCTGACGGTGCGCGGCGGGCCCTACGGCTTTCTGGCCGTCGCCAGTCGGCGAAAGAACGCCTTCTCGGAGCGGGACCTGCGGCTGGCCGAGCAGATCGGCCTCAACCTCTCACAGGCCATCGCGAACCTGCTGGCCTACGAGGAGATCAGCCGCCTCAAGGACCAACTGGAGCAAGAGAACGTCTACCTGCGGGAGGAGATCGGCGCCTCGGTGGACTTCAAGGAGCTGGTCGGAGACAGCCAGGCGCTGCAACGGGCGCTCAAGGCCATCGAGAAGGTCGCGCCGACCGATTCCACCGTGCTGATCTCGGGCGAGACCGGCACGGGCAAGGAGATGGTCGCGCAGGCCATCCACCAGCTCTCGCCGCGCAAGGACCAGCCGCTGATCAAGGTCAATTGCGCCGCGCTGCCCCCGACCCTGATCGAATCCGAGTTGTTCGGCCACGAGAAGGGCGCCTTCACCGACGCCACGGCGCGCAAGATCGGGCGGTTCGAGCTGGCCAACCACGGCACCATCTTCCTCGACGAGGTCGGCGAGATCCCGCTCGACTTGCAGGCGAAGTTGCTGCGGGTGCTGGAGGCCCAGGAGCTGGAGCGGGTGGGCGGCAGCCAGACGATCGCATTGAACGTGCGCGTGCTGGCGGCGACGAACCAGGATCTCGAGCGGGCCGTGAAGGCCGGGGCGTTCCGCGCGGACCTGTACTACCGGCTCAAGGTCTTTCCGATCCGCGTTCCGCCGCTGCGGGAGCGGCGGGAGGACATTCCCATGCTCGCGCGGCACTTCGTGAAAAAGTACAGCGCCCGCCACCGCAAGGCCGTGACGAGGATCGGCTCCGCCACCCTGCGGGCCCTCGGCGCTTACGAGTGGCCGGGCAACGTCCGCGAGCTGGAGCACGTGATCGAGCGGGCGGTCATCCTTTCGCAGGGGCCGGTGCTGATCGTTGACGAATTCGAGGGCGAGGTCTCCGCTGGCTCCGTTGACCGACCGGCGAAGGGACCAAGAACGCTCAAGGACGTGGAACGGGCGCACATCCTGGACGTGCTGAACCAGACCAACTGGGTCGTGGCCGGCAAGAACGGCGCGGCGGCCCGCCTGGGGCTCAAGCGCTCCACGCTCCAGCATCGGATGCAGAAGCTCGGCATCCGAAAGTCCTTCCTCACCCGATCCTGA
- a CDS encoding ABC transporter permease codes for MNYVALKMLFGDRAKYLMLLCGLAFAVMLIVQQGSIFWGLMIWSQSGISNLNVQIWVTDPNISQVEEVKPIADTTVARVRSVPGVEWAAPLFKGVVRARLANGEYHRVSLVGLDAATMIGRPARLFEGRIEDLRTPDAVVVDQWAVQRMGGPDVVKVGAVFEINDKKARVVGIANIQKDFQNIPAVYTTFDRAVAYAPPERRVLSYVLAKAKDGVPVGEVTRRIREQTGLGAFTQEEFGMKTIQWVLKNTGIGVNFGTTIVLGFIVGMAIAGQTFYLFTVENLKQFGALKAMGTSTVTLARMIILQAFTVGLIGYGVGIGLATLFGYVTAGEGRLPFVETWPLLGLVFVSLLGICTVSAAISIVKLAKLEPAIVFR; via the coding sequence ATGAACTACGTCGCGCTCAAGATGCTGTTCGGCGACCGGGCCAAGTATCTGATGCTGCTCTGCGGTCTGGCCTTCGCGGTCATGCTGATCGTGCAGCAGGGTTCGATCTTCTGGGGCCTGATGATCTGGTCCCAGTCCGGGATCAGCAACTTGAACGTCCAGATCTGGGTGACCGATCCGAACATCAGCCAAGTGGAAGAGGTGAAGCCGATCGCGGACACGACCGTGGCGCGCGTGCGCTCCGTGCCGGGCGTGGAGTGGGCGGCGCCGCTCTTCAAGGGCGTCGTACGGGCCCGCCTCGCCAACGGCGAGTACCACCGCGTTTCGCTGGTCGGCCTGGACGCCGCCACCATGATCGGCCGACCGGCGCGGCTCTTCGAAGGGCGGATCGAGGACCTGCGCACGCCGGACGCGGTGGTGGTGGACCAGTGGGCCGTGCAGCGCATGGGCGGGCCGGACGTGGTCAAGGTCGGCGCCGTCTTCGAGATCAACGACAAGAAGGCGCGCGTCGTGGGGATCGCGAACATCCAGAAGGACTTCCAGAACATCCCCGCCGTCTACACGACCTTCGACCGGGCCGTCGCCTACGCGCCGCCCGAGCGGCGCGTCCTTTCTTACGTGCTGGCGAAGGCGAAGGACGGAGTGCCGGTCGGGGAGGTGACGAGACGGATTCGCGAGCAGACGGGCCTGGGGGCGTTCACCCAGGAAGAGTTTGGCATGAAGACGATCCAATGGGTGCTGAAGAACACCGGCATCGGCGTGAACTTCGGCACGACGATCGTGCTGGGCTTCATCGTCGGCATGGCGATCGCGGGCCAGACCTTCTATCTGTTCACGGTGGAGAACCTCAAGCAGTTCGGCGCGCTCAAAGCGATGGGCACCTCCACCGTCACCCTGGCCCGCATGATCATCCTCCAGGCCTTCACGGTGGGTCTGATCGGCTACGGAGTGGGGATCGGCCTGGCGACGCTCTTCGGTTACGTGACCGCCGGGGAGGGGCGGCTTCCCTTCGTCGAGACCTGGCCGCTGCTCGGCCTCGTCTTCGTCTCGCTCCTGGGAATTTGCACCGTGTCGGCCGCGATCAGCATCGTCAAGCTGGCCAAGCTGGAGCCGGCGATCGTCTTCAGGTGA
- a CDS encoding ABC transporter ATP-binding protein, with amino-acid sequence MEVDAQIEPEQHGVAPPAVKVRGVIKSFGTGDAKVAVLRGVNLEVQLGELLLLVGESGGGKTTLLSVIAGILDIDEGELDVLGVPLHRLSGARKTRYRGETMGFVFQQFNLLPALTAAENVAVPLLIHGTPRGKALSRARAMLDRVDLGDRTEFQPANLSVGQQQRVAIARALVSEPRLLICDEPTAALDGENGQKVMAILRDVGRSPERAVIVVTHDSRVFHYGDRIAVLTDGRIVGVHEAPKAPLHQIGLQGLEPGQGDAGRPEGQP; translated from the coding sequence ATGGAAGTCGACGCGCAGATCGAGCCGGAACAGCACGGCGTTGCTCCTCCCGCCGTCAAGGTCCGGGGCGTGATCAAGTCCTTCGGGACGGGAGACGCCAAGGTCGCGGTCCTTCGAGGCGTCAATCTGGAGGTCCAACTCGGCGAGCTCCTGCTGCTGGTCGGGGAATCGGGTGGCGGCAAGACGACGCTGCTTTCGGTGATCGCCGGCATCCTGGACATTGACGAGGGAGAGCTGGACGTGCTGGGCGTCCCGCTGCACCGGCTGTCCGGCGCGAGAAAAACCAGATACCGCGGCGAAACGATGGGCTTCGTCTTCCAGCAGTTCAACCTGTTGCCGGCGCTCACCGCGGCCGAGAACGTGGCGGTTCCCCTTTTGATCCACGGCACGCCAAGGGGGAAGGCGCTGAGCCGGGCACGGGCCATGCTCGACCGGGTCGACCTCGGCGACCGGACCGAGTTCCAGCCCGCCAACCTCTCCGTCGGCCAGCAACAGCGGGTGGCGATCGCCCGTGCCCTGGTCTCCGAGCCGCGGCTGCTCATCTGCGACGAGCCGACGGCGGCCCTGGACGGGGAGAACGGCCAGAAGGTCATGGCGATCCTGCGCGACGTGGGCCGCTCGCCGGAGCGGGCCGTGATCGTCGTCACGCACGACAGCCGGGTCTTCCACTATGGGGACCGGATTGCCGTGCTGACCGACGGCCGCATCGTGGGCGTCCACGAGGCGCCGAAGGCCCCGCTGCATCAAATCGGTCTCCAGGGGCTGGAGCCCGGTCAGGGTGATGCCGGACGACCGGAGGGTCAGCCATGA